In Oryza sativa Japonica Group chromosome 2, ASM3414082v1, the following are encoded in one genomic region:
- the LOC107275860 gene encoding uncharacterized protein — protein MSTIQVPNPTDPELAQRLVLDLLDPDLRGHALAELRKKREMFPDLAPLLWHSFGTIIVLLQEIIVVYPVLSPPTLSLLASSRVCNALALLQCVASHPETRSHFLKAHIPLYLCSFLENTSKTRPFEYLRLTSLGVIGALVKAEGTEVINFLLQYEFVPLCLHAMAVGSELSKTVATFIIEKIVLDDAGLGYICATADRFFAVGTALAGMVTSMDDKPSPRLLKHIIHCYLRITDNPRGLEALQTCLPTTLIDGTFNNLTKDDPTMQQWLQELLVKVRSGKMGGLPPPVQGHMPRV, from the exons ATGTCAACTATCCAGGTTCCTAACCCTACCGACCCCGAACTTGCTCAACGGCTTGTTCTTGATCTGCTAGATCCAGATCTCAGAGGGCATGCTCTGGCTGAACTACGCAAG aaaaggGAGATGTTTCCAGATTTGGCTCCACTATTGTGGCACTCTTTTGGCACAATTATTGTGCTGCTACAG GAGATTATAGTAGTCTACCCTGTCCTTTCACCCCCAACATTATCATTACTTGCTTCAAGTCGAGTCTGCAATGCGCTTGCACTTCTTCAG TGTGTTGCATCCCATCCCGAGACTAGGAGCCATTTCTTAAAAG cTCATATTCCATTGTACCTATGTTCATTTTTGGAAAATACCAGCAAGACCAGACCTTTTGAATACTTGCGGCTGACCAGCTTGGGTGTCATTGGTGCTCTTGTGAAG GCTGAAGGTACAGAAGTCATCAATTTTCTACTGCAATATGAATTTGTTCCTCTCTGCCTGCATGCCATGGCGGTAGGCAGTGAGCTTTCAAAAACT GTGGCAACTTTTATTATTGAAAAGATTGTCTTGGATGACGCTGGGCTTGGTTACATTTGCGCTACTGCTGATCGGTTCTTCGCTGTGGGGACTGCCTTAGCAGGCATGGTGACCTCAATGGATGACAAGCCCTCCCCAAGGTTGTTGAAGCACATTATCCACTGTTACCTTAGGATCACAGACAATCCTAG GGGCTTGGAGGCACTGCAGACTTGCCTTCCTACCACACTTATAGATGGGACATTCAACAATCTTACTAAG GATGACCCTACAATGCAGCAATGGCTCCAAGAACTGTTGGTCAAAGTGAGGAGTGGAAAAATGGGAGGACTACCTCCTCCAGTTCAAGGTCACATGCCGAGGGTTTAA